In Bacteroidota bacterium, one DNA window encodes the following:
- a CDS encoding TonB-dependent receptor codes for MKYTRYLASSWMVAALLLLGVSTVFAQNGSVTGRVVSSQTEEGLPAATVILQQVGVPESGPKIGRRTKDDGSFSFVEVPPGDYIVRVSYLGFKQYRYKLTVTASQATDISIKMLPDVRGMEDVVVTGEAQTRFKSDADVAVVKINAGELTQTANYQDLTQVIDGKAPGVKITPGSGTVGGGIRFDMRSGGGLNGSGQPAIFIDGVRVPNGELGDGVSLTGGQAFGALATLNPDDIADIQILKGPAAAALYGTSGSNGVVLIKTKNGPSAGMLGGGSMYQYKIISGWNEQATKYTQDMALTFDDANKTFRTGPFTEHELSIAGSNNLFNYYASFDHRNEDGIQYNNSQERNTLRANFSAFPSDKVKINTTMSYSLVDASLPQNDNNILGALGGTLIFGPKSVGGLGSYAGADSILGANISTTNSSHRFTGSIEGIYNPVSDLTLRASVGYDGYAYRIQQMYPASLDYSAFGVTNGQRMLNNNYEDRTNLDFSAAYNWPVGEDIKTSTTLGSQLFYESSQSFFITKQNFPTDIVTNLSAGAKFISADEGLAASRSAGIYLLQDFSLQDKYLLSLGVRNEYATSIGTAAPSIFYPRASGAIRLDKLDFLPTDLNIAKFRVAYGQSGILPDPLQASGLRWGSTPSGDGPGAVIVSIGNDAIQPERIGELELGLDLEYKNLYGLEFTYYMQNATNSIVNFTNGPSTGLTASATPRNVGTIEGSGIEATLYGQLFHTPDYQLDLSLIWNYGKNKVTSLGGAPEIYSGENAIAVGQPRSAFYTFAVRKASFNTDGTYAGPSTDTVRSYLGNPVAPTSGSFTINFRFLKNFTLNVLTDWQMGGTIHNLTRQFQTYYGNDKEYNTLIRELGLQGNPGFVFPSVHGDTTIKALTPGSAAYNAAADRLAQLDPNSPGAVGYFESSDYVRLREVSLRYDFGDVLGDVLPGRQVKSLAVSVGVRNLAWISKAYRMPDVELSTQGSTYTVYRGQDFLTLQNPRVFYFTATLGF; via the coding sequence ATGAAATACACTCGATATCTTGCATCATCGTGGATGGTCGCCGCGCTGTTGTTGCTCGGTGTTTCCACCGTCTTCGCACAGAATGGATCGGTCACCGGAAGGGTAGTCTCGTCTCAGACGGAAGAGGGCCTTCCTGCGGCTACGGTCATTCTTCAACAAGTAGGCGTCCCGGAAAGCGGACCAAAGATCGGTCGACGGACCAAAGATGACGGCTCGTTTAGTTTCGTAGAGGTGCCGCCAGGCGACTATATTGTTCGCGTCAGTTATCTCGGGTTTAAACAATATCGGTACAAACTCACAGTTACTGCATCGCAGGCGACGGACATCTCGATCAAAATGCTGCCAGATGTACGTGGTATGGAAGACGTTGTCGTGACCGGCGAAGCGCAGACACGGTTCAAGAGCGATGCCGATGTCGCTGTCGTGAAGATCAACGCCGGCGAACTGACGCAAACGGCAAACTACCAGGATCTGACGCAGGTGATTGATGGGAAGGCTCCAGGTGTGAAGATAACGCCAGGCTCTGGCACGGTCGGAGGTGGAATCCGCTTCGATATGCGCTCGGGTGGCGGCCTCAATGGCAGCGGCCAACCGGCAATATTCATCGATGGTGTCCGAGTACCGAATGGAGAACTTGGAGACGGCGTCAGTCTGACCGGCGGACAAGCGTTTGGTGCGCTTGCAACATTGAATCCTGACGACATCGCGGATATTCAGATCCTCAAAGGTCCGGCTGCTGCCGCACTCTACGGTACATCGGGATCGAACGGCGTCGTGCTGATCAAAACCAAGAACGGACCGTCGGCAGGGATGCTCGGCGGTGGGTCGATGTATCAGTACAAGATCATATCGGGTTGGAACGAGCAAGCAACGAAGTACACCCAGGATATGGCGCTGACGTTCGACGATGCGAACAAGACATTTCGTACCGGTCCGTTCACCGAACACGAACTGAGTATCGCCGGAAGCAATAACCTATTCAATTACTACGCGTCGTTCGACCATCGAAACGAGGATGGTATCCAGTACAATAACTCGCAAGAGCGCAATACCCTGCGAGCGAATTTCAGCGCGTTTCCTTCCGATAAAGTCAAGATCAACACCACGATGAGCTACTCGCTTGTCGACGCATCGCTCCCCCAGAATGATAATAACATTCTCGGTGCACTCGGTGGCACGTTGATCTTCGGACCCAAGTCGGTCGGTGGGCTTGGCTCATACGCCGGTGCCGATAGTATCTTAGGGGCGAATATCTCGACTACCAATAGTAGCCACCGATTCACCGGATCGATCGAAGGGATTTATAACCCCGTTTCCGACCTCACGCTGCGTGCGTCGGTTGGATACGATGGCTATGCATACCGCATCCAACAGATGTACCCTGCAAGTCTCGACTATTCCGCATTCGGGGTGACGAACGGACAGCGGATGCTCAACAATAACTACGAAGATCGTACGAACCTCGATTTTTCTGCCGCATACAACTGGCCGGTGGGCGAGGATATCAAGACGTCGACTACGTTGGGCTCACAGTTGTTCTATGAATCGAGCCAATCGTTCTTCATTACAAAACAGAATTTCCCAACGGACATCGTTACCAACCTAAGTGCAGGCGCGAAGTTTATTTCCGCCGACGAAGGGCTCGCTGCAAGCCGGAGCGCGGGGATCTATCTCTTACAGGATTTCTCGTTGCAGGACAAGTATTTGCTTTCGCTTGGGGTTCGTAATGAATATGCAACCTCGATCGGTACTGCAGCGCCGAGCATCTTTTATCCGCGTGCCAGTGGCGCGATTCGCCTCGACAAATTAGACTTTTTGCCGACCGATTTGAATATCGCGAAATTCCGTGTTGCCTACGGTCAGTCGGGTATTCTCCCGGACCCGTTGCAAGCATCCGGTCTTCGCTGGGGTTCGACGCCGAGCGGCGACGGTCCTGGGGCGGTCATTGTATCGATCGGTAACGATGCCATCCAGCCGGAGCGTATCGGTGAGTTGGAATTGGGACTTGACCTCGAATACAAGAACCTCTACGGACTCGAGTTCACGTATTACATGCAGAACGCAACGAACTCGATCGTGAATTTCACGAACGGTCCATCGACCGGTCTGACTGCCAGTGCGACACCGCGCAACGTCGGTACGATCGAAGGAAGCGGTATCGAAGCGACATTGTACGGTCAGCTCTTTCACACACCAGATTATCAGCTCGATTTGAGCCTTATCTGGAATTACGGGAAGAATAAGGTGACAAGCCTCGGAGGAGCGCCGGAGATCTATTCGGGCGAGAATGCGATTGCCGTCGGCCAGCCACGTTCGGCGTTCTATACCTTCGCCGTGCGGAAGGCATCATTCAATACAGACGGGACGTATGCCGGCCCGTCGACGGATACAGTTCGTTCGTACCTGGGTAACCCGGTTGCCCCAACGAGCGGCTCGTTCACGATCAATTTCCGATTCCTAAAGAACTTCACGCTGAATGTTCTGACGGATTGGCAGATGGGTGGTACGATCCACAATTTGACGCGCCAATTCCAGACATACTACGGCAACGACAAGGAATACAATACACTTATCCGTGAGCTTGGTTTGCAAGGAAATCCGGGCTTCGTTTTCCCGTCGGTGCATGGCGACACGACGATCAAAGCACTGACGCCCGGTTCGGCCGCATACAATGCTGCCGCCGATCGTCTTGCCCAGCTTGATCCGAACTCACCAGGTGCGGTCGGATATTTTGAATCGTCGGATTACGTCCGGCTTCGCGAGGTAAGCTTGCGCTATGACTTTGGAGATGTTCTCGGCGATGTGTTGCCGGGCCGTCAGGTGAAGTCGCTGGCCGTTTCGGTCGGCGTACGGAATCTGGCATGGATCTCGAAGGCGTACCGCATGCCCGATGTCGAACTCAGTACGCAAGGCTCGACATATACGGTATATCGCGGACAGGACTTCCTGACGCTGCAGAACCCGCGCGTCTTCTATTTCACGGCCACACTC
- a CDS encoding alpha/beta hydrolase: MKTITLYYATNRNHLGTDQWNPTSYGTKFSDDGTENLRFGKVTLQADEATLQAHLQKDCGFGLGDGDKLTGYLTAQSKTGKIEAFQEDIDRNRSEATQPAAVYGSQAMFDELRQAMIDSANVVVMIHGFNVSWDDAVGTASALQETINARQNGKTLVVLFSWPSDGMMLPFVSYKSDRTEAAASGLAFGRGILKLRDYLIKLRRPDVDGNSQQLCNQNIHLLCHSMGNYVLQNAIGRIADFSPTSNLPRVFEHIFLCAPDVDDNIFEPGQPYQDLDDLAKFVTVYYNHNDLAMHISDYTKGNPERLGTGGAARPMMLHNKINQVDCTSIVTGLVEHSYYLCGRVADDICQSIAGLAFTDSTRTRVLVSPTNCWKMDRI; the protein is encoded by the coding sequence ATGAAGACTATTACCCTCTACTACGCAACCAACCGAAATCATCTCGGAACCGACCAATGGAATCCCACATCGTATGGCACGAAGTTTAGCGACGATGGCACGGAAAACCTACGGTTCGGAAAAGTCACCTTGCAAGCAGACGAGGCGACCTTGCAAGCGCATCTGCAGAAAGATTGCGGCTTTGGTCTTGGTGACGGTGATAAACTCACCGGATATTTAACGGCTCAATCGAAGACAGGGAAGATCGAGGCATTTCAGGAAGATATTGATCGCAATCGTTCGGAAGCAACGCAACCGGCCGCCGTGTATGGTTCGCAAGCGATGTTCGACGAGCTTCGGCAGGCGATGATCGATTCGGCAAATGTAGTCGTCATGATCCACGGATTCAATGTTTCGTGGGACGATGCAGTCGGTACCGCGTCTGCATTGCAAGAGACGATCAACGCACGGCAGAATGGAAAGACGCTTGTGGTGCTATTCTCGTGGCCCTCGGATGGGATGATGCTTCCGTTCGTTTCCTATAAGTCCGACCGTACCGAGGCCGCAGCATCCGGTCTGGCATTTGGTCGCGGCATCTTGAAACTTCGCGACTACCTGATCAAACTTCGTCGTCCGGACGTCGACGGTAATTCGCAACAACTCTGTAATCAGAATATCCATTTGCTTTGCCATTCGATGGGGAATTACGTGCTGCAGAATGCGATCGGTCGTATCGCAGACTTCTCGCCCACATCGAATCTGCCGCGTGTCTTCGAACATATTTTTCTATGTGCGCCGGACGTGGACGATAACATTTTTGAACCGGGTCAACCATATCAGGATCTCGACGACCTGGCTAAGTTCGTGACGGTATATTATAACCACAACGACCTCGCCATGCATATCTCCGATTACACTAAGGGGAATCCGGAGCGGCTCGGTACGGGCGGTGCGGCTCGGCCGATGATGTTGCACAACAAGATCAATCAGGTGGATTGCACCTCGATCGTGACCGGCTTGGTGGAGCACAGTTATTATCTTTGTGGCCGTGTGGCCGACGACATTTGCCAGAGTATTGCCGGGCTCGCCTTTACCGATTCAACTCGTACTCGTGTACTCGTCTCGCCGACGAACTGTTGGAAAATGGACCGAATCTAA